The following proteins are co-located in the Microcystis wesenbergii NRERC-220 genome:
- a CDS encoding DUF1823 family protein, with the protein MELPELNIETIWAIINDEIDDETVNKLVWQTLGYRYDESQGKWDNSQVEEDWRREYPQPPDFIANRPPTVKLTRSILPENKQLLKDKLGFTGYKIGEFNPRMTRRATAANWLCFYGLK; encoded by the coding sequence ATGGAACTACCAGAATTAAATATAGAGACAATTTGGGCGATTATTAACGATGAAATTGACGACGAAACCGTTAATAAATTGGTCTGGCAAACTTTAGGTTATCGCTACGATGAAAGTCAAGGAAAATGGGATAATAGTCAAGTAGAGGAAGATTGGCGACGTGAATATCCTCAACCCCCAGATTTTATTGCCAATCGTCCCCCAACAGTAAAATTAACTCGATCGATCTTGCCAGAAAATAAACAATTATTAAAAGATAAATTGGGGTTTACCGGTTATAAAATTGGCGAATTCAATCCCCGCATGACTCGCCGTGCCACCGCCGCTAATTGGTTGTGCTTTTATGGGTTAAAATAG
- a CDS encoding DMT family transporter, giving the protein MPPSNAKIIFILTIGVVSVSASAIFIRLAIEAVGNATIAFSLFLATSRLILASVVLIPNWLTLSRQKVPIQAYYYAVGAGFCLALHFATWITSLSYTSIAASTTLVTTNPLWVSLLGWWWFREKPTKLTFIGIFVALTGGLLIVLADRDVSSSYPNPLLGNSLALIGAILVSGYILLGREAQRKGLNIKNYITVAYTTAGLALLPNIFFFGQGYESYPLSVYVYVLMMAIFPQLIGHTSFNWALRWVAPTIVTMVILLEPIAASLLGVFIFGEIPPQEVIYGGLILLIGVGIAILGG; this is encoded by the coding sequence TTGCCTCCTTCCAACGCCAAAATTATTTTTATTTTAACTATCGGTGTGGTGTCGGTTTCTGCATCGGCAATTTTTATCCGGTTAGCGATCGAAGCGGTAGGTAATGCTACGATCGCATTTAGTTTATTTTTAGCGACTTCCCGTCTGATATTGGCTTCTGTTGTCCTAATTCCGAACTGGTTGACCTTATCACGCCAAAAAGTCCCTATTCAAGCCTATTATTACGCAGTGGGGGCAGGATTTTGTTTAGCTCTCCATTTTGCTACTTGGATTACTTCTCTATCCTACACCTCGATCGCCGCTTCTACCACTTTAGTCACCACTAATCCCCTCTGGGTTTCTCTGTTGGGTTGGTGGTGGTTTCGAGAAAAACCGACAAAATTAACTTTTATCGGCATTTTTGTGGCTTTAACGGGGGGATTATTGATTGTTTTAGCCGATCGAGATGTCAGTAGTTCTTATCCTAACCCTTTATTGGGCAATAGCTTGGCTTTAATTGGGGCAATTCTCGTTAGTGGTTATATTCTCCTCGGACGGGAAGCACAAAGAAAGGGCTTAAATATTAAGAATTATATAACTGTAGCCTACACTACCGCAGGATTAGCTTTATTACCCAATATTTTCTTCTTCGGTCAAGGTTACGAAAGCTATCCTTTGTCCGTGTATGTTTATGTGTTAATGATGGCGATTTTTCCGCAATTAATCGGTCATACTAGCTTTAACTGGGCTTTGCGATGGGTAGCACCGACAATAGTAACCATGGTAATTTTATTAGAGCCAATCGCCGCGAGTCTGTTAGGAGTGTTCATTTTTGGTGAAATACCCCCCCAAGAAGTAATTTATGGCGGATTAATTCTATTAATCGGCGTAGGCATTGCTATTTTGGGCGGATAA
- a CDS encoding type 4 pilin — protein MLEVIIAILTITAFLTGTLQLMAVDALYKVRSERQAQANFWIQEDFEDTKYIASTLNVTSSPNYVSPDVCTNINQGYATALRRQLTDIKLPTPIPTDPQLVATRTIVGKNYSLYRTFNIDNQSDNPHLLRIEYKVKLADDEIANDYQTQERDERSEQEGKFLAKSSVEVIPDASFECP, from the coding sequence CTGTTAGAAGTAATCATTGCCATTTTGACTATTACCGCTTTCTTAACGGGAACCCTACAGTTAATGGCAGTGGATGCCTTATATAAAGTTCGGTCAGAAAGACAAGCTCAAGCTAACTTTTGGATTCAAGAAGACTTCGAGGATACCAAATATATAGCTTCGACTTTAAATGTGACTTCCAGTCCCAATTATGTCAGTCCAGATGTATGTACAAATATCAATCAGGGTTATGCCACAGCTTTAAGAAGACAACTAACGGATATTAAACTCCCCACCCCTATACCGACGGACCCCCAATTAGTAGCGACCAGAACAATTGTCGGTAAAAACTATTCTCTCTATCGGACTTTTAATATTGATAACCAATCGGATAATCCCCATCTTCTCCGTATAGAGTATAAGGTGAAGTTAGCTGATGATGAAATCGCTAATGACTATCAAACTCAAGAAAGAGACGAAAGAAGCGAACAAGAAGGAAAATTTCTTGCTAAAAGTTCTGTTGAGGTGATTCCCGATGCGTCGTTTGAATGTCCATAA